Proteins from a single region of Hordeum vulgare subsp. vulgare chromosome 6H, MorexV3_pseudomolecules_assembly, whole genome shotgun sequence:
- the LOC123402866 gene encoding uncharacterized protein LOC123402866, with amino-acid sequence MGQGTETKTREDPKVEIQEKGEVFFFYRPKVGKEEAHSADDVQRMYVVLRPESAPDRAVEEKQAPDSGKEGKKRKTRHGGDEKGPADGGNEGGHGKEEVNVEEKPLLRLIVMGKKSLPDPAKHGRPFWGYVDLVTTDVQDIKDALKGAEYDTATRGKRHQSAARAMGEGVYRILKHEGRGGRPHTHLVYKLELPSRVGDGDEGGVGEPQEAMNVEPEASFLVQIKNPEQRGGGGGGGFGGLQGKRKAAFPEHLQGRFGSNRYAPADPPDLLNYEGCELLLISASDDVEEELGLELQTETEEEAEKGGGEGGRAGAGCSDLVKMFGEVADVKPLLSGSWD; translated from the exons ATGGGTCAGGGCACGGAGACGAAGACCAGGGAGGACCCCAAAGTGGAGATCCAG GAGAAGGGCGAGGTGTTCTTCTTCTACCGGCCCAAGGTGGGCAAGGAGGAGGCGCACAGCGCCGACGACGTGCAGCGGATGTACGTCGTGCTGCGCCCGGAGTCCGCCCCCGACCGCGCCGTCGAGGAGAAGCAGGCGCCGGACTCCGGCAAGGAGGGCAAGAAGAGGAAGACCCGCCACGGCGGGGATGAGAAGGGGCCGGCAGACGGCGGCAACGAAGGCGGCCACGGGAAGGAG GAGGTGAACGTGGAGGAGAAGCCGCTGCTCCGGCTGATCGTGATGGGGAAGAAGAGCCTGCCGGACCCGGCGAAGCACGGCCGGCCGTTCTGGGGCTACGTCGACCTCGTGACCACCGACGTGCAGGACATCAAGGACGCGCTCAAGGGGGCGGAGTACGACACGGCGACGCGCGGCAAGCGGCACCAGTCGGCGGCGAGGGCGATGGGCGAGGGCGTGTACCGCATCCTCAAGCACGAGGGCCGCGGCGGCCGCCCGCACACCCACCTCGTCTACAAGCTCGAGCTGCCCTCGCGcgtcggcgacggcgacgagggAGGCGTCGGGGAGCCGCAGGAGGCGATGAACGTGGAGCCGGAGGCGTCGTTCCTGGTGCAGATCAAGAACCCCGAGCAGcgcggcgggggcggcggcggggggttcGGCGGGCTGCAGGGCAAGCGGAAGGCCGCGTTCCCGGAGCACTTGCAGGGGCGGTTCGGGAGCAACCGCTACGCGCCGGCCGACCCGCCGGACCTGCTCAACTACGAGGGGTGCGAGCTGCTGCTGATCTCGGCGTCCGACGACGTCGAGGAGGAGCTGGGCCTGGAGCTGCAgacggagacggaggaggaggccgagaaaGGCGGTGGTGAGGGCGGCCGCGCCGGGGCCGGGTGCTCGGACCTGGTGAAGATGTTCGGCGAGGTGGCCGACGTGAAGCCGCTGCTCAGCGGGAGCTGGGACTAG